A window of Cloacibacillus sp. contains these coding sequences:
- a CDS encoding thiamine pyrophosphate-binding protein — protein MKANKALLEMLKLYEVTDVFGLPGETTLSLYDAWEDYPEINYHLTRDERNSVFMADAYARSSGKVGVCEGPSVGATHMVPGVVEAFQSCVPMLVITTDIDLATGPKNMLTGFDQTALFKSITKDSFTINKASEIPFLIRRAFRLASSGRPGPVHIRVPMDTLEGEVPDAEIFAQPR, from the coding sequence ATGAAAGCGAACAAGGCTCTGCTGGAAATGCTTAAATTATACGAAGTGACCGACGTCTTCGGACTGCCGGGCGAAACGACGCTCTCGCTCTACGACGCGTGGGAGGATTATCCCGAGATAAACTACCATCTGACGCGCGATGAACGAAACTCAGTCTTCATGGCCGACGCCTACGCGAGATCCTCCGGCAAAGTCGGCGTCTGTGAAGGTCCGAGCGTCGGCGCGACGCACATGGTGCCCGGCGTCGTCGAAGCATTTCAGTCCTGCGTCCCTATGCTGGTCATAACGACGGACATAGACCTTGCTACAGGCCCGAAAAACATGCTCACCGGCTTCGACCAGACGGCGCTCTTCAAAAGCATAACAAAAGACTCGTTTACAATAAACAAGGCCTCGGAAATCCCTTTTCTGATCCGCCGCGCCTTTCGTCTGGCATCATCCGGACGTCCCGGCCCCGTACACATCCGCGTGCCGATGGACACGCTTGAAGGCGAAGTGCCCGACGCTGAGATATTCGCTCAGCCGCGC
- a CDS encoding FAD-dependent oxidoreductase: MKKIKIVVAGGGWGGCAAAIAAVKAGADAVLLERADMLLGTGLVGGIFRNNGRYTAAQEMEAMGGGDLFHVMDENSGHKNIEFPGHAHASLYNVYTIEPAVKKYLQDMGVEVATNASVMKIEKKDGKVASVTTRDGAVYEGDAFVDATGTSANPANCVKYGNGCAMCILRCHTFAPRVSICTLAGIEEWNGRKKDGSLGAMSGSCKLFKESLGAEIVKELNEKGVCVVPIPAAANMSEKLGMKACQQYATKAFAENIILLDTGPAKLMTPFFPLEKLRMVPGFENARFEDPIGGGKGNSMRYFQFANCSRTLQAQGEVDNIFCAGEKGGAMVGHTEAVVTGTLAGNNAVRLAAGEALLELPSALAVGDFVNHVVDEMKDDAKRGTKYTFSGSVYFERMKELGLYDCDLSSIEEKVAKAGMTDIFAKKIK, from the coding sequence ATGAAAAAGATCAAAATCGTTGTAGCGGGAGGCGGCTGGGGAGGCTGCGCCGCAGCAATAGCTGCGGTAAAGGCGGGAGCTGATGCCGTGCTCCTTGAACGCGCGGATATGCTGCTTGGCACCGGACTGGTGGGAGGCATCTTCCGCAACAACGGCAGATACACCGCGGCTCAAGAGATGGAAGCGATGGGCGGAGGCGACCTTTTTCACGTCATGGACGAAAACTCCGGCCATAAAAACATCGAGTTCCCCGGCCACGCGCACGCAAGCCTTTATAACGTCTATACGATAGAGCCGGCCGTAAAAAAATATTTGCAGGATATGGGCGTGGAGGTGGCGACAAACGCCTCCGTTATGAAGATTGAAAAGAAGGACGGCAAAGTGGCCTCCGTTACGACGCGCGACGGCGCCGTTTATGAGGGCGACGCCTTTGTGGACGCAACGGGCACGTCGGCCAATCCCGCCAACTGCGTGAAATACGGCAACGGCTGCGCAATGTGCATCCTGCGCTGCCACACCTTCGCGCCGCGCGTCTCCATCTGCACGCTTGCGGGCATTGAGGAATGGAACGGGCGCAAGAAGGACGGTTCGCTTGGCGCGATGAGCGGCTCGTGCAAGCTCTTTAAGGAATCGCTTGGAGCAGAGATAGTGAAGGAGCTTAATGAAAAGGGCGTCTGCGTTGTGCCTATCCCGGCTGCTGCGAACATGAGCGAAAAGCTTGGAATGAAGGCCTGCCAGCAGTACGCGACGAAGGCTTTCGCGGAGAACATAATTCTGCTCGACACCGGCCCCGCAAAGCTTATGACGCCTTTCTTCCCTCTGGAAAAACTGCGCATGGTGCCGGGCTTTGAGAACGCGCGCTTTGAGGACCCCATCGGCGGCGGCAAGGGCAATTCGATGCGTTATTTCCAGTTCGCAAATTGCAGCCGCACCTTACAGGCGCAGGGAGAGGTGGACAACATCTTCTGCGCCGGCGAAAAGGGCGGCGCGATGGTGGGACACACTGAGGCGGTAGTGACGGGCACACTTGCCGGCAACAACGCGGTGCGTCTGGCGGCGGGCGAGGCTCTTCTTGAGCTGCCAAGCGCGCTTGCCGTGGGCGATTTCGTCAATCACGTCGTTGACGAGATGAAGGACGACGCAAAGCGCGGCACGAAATACACCTTCTCCGGCTCCGTTTATTTTGAGCGCATGAAGGAGCTCGGCCTCTACGACTGCGATCTCTCCTCAATAGAAGAAAAGGTGGCAAAGGCCGGCATGACCGACATCTTCGCCAAAAAAATAAAATAG
- a CDS encoding calcium-translocating P-type ATPase, PMCA-type, translating to MKMRFGKDEETARAAFQESAEQTLARLGVEAAVGLSADAVKASRKRFGKNSFTKQKPVSTFSRLLASAREPMIMMLILAALITIGVNVARGMTGRETVFIECAGIIAAIALSSVITVVMEGRSAKAFEALSRMGDETKVRVVRCGLPQLIPQCDVVVGDILNVETGNKFPADARLLTASALMADESALTGESSPARKEAEAVYGDCDTPLAERANMIYSGCFATAGAGTAVVTGVGDGTEFGKIAGELASSEKSSTPLQEKMARMGKKIAFAATGAAAAVFFIQLASFIARGAASLETVSEAFITSIVLIVAAVPEGLPTIVAVSLAINVIKMSKHNALVKKMAACETIGGVNVICSDKTGTLTENRMTVKELVANGARLAPKDLADEALIGNFCLNSTAEVRNDCGGSFIGNPTECALLAAVHAAGRDYRAVREKSEIVHVFPFSSETKNMTTIAADGASLVAYSKGSPEKILSACAMSAEERRRAEGEIAEFQARARRVIAFAHRAVAPCADYDAARSTIESGMTFDGFAAIADPLRAEVFSAVERCRGAGIEIKMLTGDNLVTASAIADELGILDDGHLAVEARELERLSDEELALRLPSIRVIARSTPAIKMRVVKTLKALGSVVAVTGDGINDAPAIKNADVGIAMGISGTEVSKEASDIVLLDDSFATIVQAVQWGRGIYRNFQRFIQFQLTVNLSSVLVILISIMAGFSAPFTALQILWVNIIMDGPPALTLGLEPIRGDLMDQPPIKRSDGIVSKGMMCSIVINGLYITAIFMAQHWTNFIGGAKEQLPTLLFTLFVVCQLFNAFNSRALANVSVFRNFASNKLMIGVFSLTFALQALITQYGGGLFDTVPLSFAIWGKIVLLGFSVVLLSECVKLARRAFSKI from the coding sequence ATGAAGATGCGGTTTGGAAAAGATGAGGAAACGGCGCGCGCGGCATTTCAGGAAAGCGCGGAACAGACGCTGGCGCGTCTTGGCGTGGAGGCGGCGGTGGGGCTTTCCGCAGACGCGGTGAAGGCGAGCCGGAAGCGCTTTGGAAAAAACAGCTTTACAAAACAGAAGCCGGTCTCGACGTTTAGCCGGCTGCTAGCCTCAGCGCGCGAGCCGATGATCATGATGCTTATTTTGGCGGCGCTTATCACGATAGGCGTCAACGTGGCGCGCGGCATGACCGGACGTGAGACCGTTTTTATCGAATGCGCCGGGATAATCGCGGCAATAGCGCTTTCTTCCGTCATCACGGTCGTCATGGAGGGGCGCAGCGCGAAGGCCTTTGAGGCGCTTTCAAGAATGGGAGACGAGACGAAGGTGCGCGTCGTGCGCTGCGGGCTGCCGCAGCTTATCCCGCAGTGCGACGTAGTGGTGGGCGACATTTTGAACGTCGAGACGGGAAACAAATTCCCCGCGGACGCAAGGCTCCTCACAGCTTCGGCGCTGATGGCGGACGAATCCGCGCTCACTGGGGAAAGCTCTCCCGCGCGCAAGGAGGCGGAGGCGGTATACGGCGACTGCGATACGCCGCTTGCGGAGCGCGCTAATATGATCTATTCCGGCTGCTTTGCGACGGCGGGCGCGGGTACGGCTGTGGTGACGGGCGTAGGCGACGGCACGGAGTTTGGAAAGATAGCGGGGGAGCTTGCCTCGTCTGAGAAATCGAGCACGCCGCTTCAGGAAAAAATGGCGCGCATGGGTAAAAAAATAGCGTTTGCCGCAACGGGCGCCGCGGCCGCCGTCTTTTTTATCCAGCTCGCCTCGTTCATCGCGCGTGGCGCCGCCTCGCTTGAAACGGTCTCCGAAGCCTTCATCACCAGCATCGTGCTCATCGTGGCGGCCGTCCCGGAAGGGCTGCCCACCATCGTCGCCGTCTCGCTTGCGATAAATGTCATCAAAATGTCGAAGCACAACGCGCTCGTCAAAAAAATGGCCGCCTGTGAGACGATAGGCGGCGTGAACGTTATATGCTCCGATAAGACGGGCACTCTTACGGAAAACCGCATGACCGTGAAAGAGCTGGTAGCAAACGGCGCGCGGCTTGCGCCAAAAGATTTGGCGGACGAGGCGCTTATTGGCAACTTCTGCCTGAACAGCACCGCTGAGGTGCGCAATGACTGCGGCGGCTCCTTCATAGGCAACCCCACGGAGTGCGCTCTGCTTGCGGCCGTGCACGCAGCGGGCCGCGATTACCGCGCCGTCCGCGAAAAGAGCGAGATAGTCCACGTTTTTCCCTTCTCGTCTGAGACGAAAAATATGACGACCATAGCCGCGGACGGCGCGTCGCTTGTCGCCTACAGCAAGGGCAGCCCAGAAAAAATACTCTCCGCCTGCGCAATGAGCGCGGAGGAAAGGCGGAGGGCTGAAGGTGAGATAGCCGAGTTTCAGGCGCGTGCGCGCCGCGTCATCGCCTTCGCGCACCGCGCCGTAGCTCCCTGCGCGGACTATGACGCGGCGCGTTCGACAATCGAAAGCGGCATGACTTTTGACGGATTTGCCGCCATCGCGGACCCGCTGCGCGCCGAGGTCTTTTCCGCCGTAGAGCGGTGCCGCGGCGCCGGCATTGAGATCAAGATGCTCACGGGGGACAACCTCGTAACAGCCTCCGCCATCGCGGACGAGCTGGGGATTCTTGACGACGGACATCTTGCCGTGGAGGCGCGCGAACTGGAACGCCTCTCCGACGAAGAGCTTGCGCTCAGACTTCCGTCCATTCGCGTAATAGCGCGCAGTACGCCCGCAATAAAGATGCGCGTCGTAAAAACGCTGAAGGCGCTTGGCAGCGTCGTCGCAGTCACGGGAGACGGCATAAACGACGCGCCCGCCATAAAGAACGCCGACGTGGGTATAGCGATGGGCATCTCCGGTACAGAGGTCTCAAAGGAGGCAAGCGACATCGTGCTGCTTGACGACTCATTTGCCACCATCGTTCAGGCTGTGCAGTGGGGGCGCGGCATATACAGGAACTTTCAGCGCTTCATACAGTTCCAGCTGACGGTCAACCTCTCGTCGGTGCTTGTCATACTCATCTCGATCATGGCCGGGTTTTCAGCGCCCTTCACGGCGCTTCAAATACTTTGGGTAAATATCATAATGGACGGGCCGCCAGCATTGACGCTGGGACTGGAGCCGATACGCGGCGACCTGATGGACCAGCCTCCGATAAAAAGAAGCGACGGCATAGTTTCAAAAGGCATGATGTGCAGCATCGTCATAAACGGGCTCTATATCACGGCGATATTCATGGCCCAGCACTGGACGAACTTCATAGGCGGCGCGAAAGAACAGCTTCCGACTCTGCTTTTCACACTCTTTGTCGTCTGCCAGCTCTTCAACGCCTTCAACAGCCGTGCGCTTGCAAACGTCAGCGTCTTTCGCAACTTCGCGAGCAACAAATTGATGATAGGCGTCTTTTCGCTCACCTTCGCGCTTCAGGCGCTGATAACGCAGTACGGCGGAGGCCTCTTCGACACAGTTCCGCTCTCGTTCGCGATATGGGGCAAGATAGTGCTGCTTGGCTTTTCCGTGGTGCTGCTCTCCGAATGCGTGAAGCTCGCGCGGCGCGCTTTCTCTAAAATATAA
- a CDS encoding FCD domain-containing protein: MFQSRDDMIYNILLFLKESDEPAGAGSIQRYLETKGFAKAEATVGRILRDMDCAGYTEKRSNQGRAIAPKGEEKFSELEQARWHDKWTEGFLDVVDATNKNYLLDLLAARLPVETAVARLAALHATQKEVDALCKIVREQEKQAKNGAPVSALDTEFHRTLAAASHNQILEAIVELLRKKEEYSKAFEKIRRNAGHLYNSEHRKIYEAIEARDPELAELTMKRHLSNLIDALSK, encoded by the coding sequence ATGTTTCAGTCTCGTGACGATATGATATACAACATACTTTTGTTCCTGAAAGAATCCGACGAACCCGCGGGCGCCGGCTCCATCCAGCGCTATCTGGAGACCAAGGGCTTTGCGAAGGCCGAGGCCACAGTCGGGCGCATACTGCGCGACATGGACTGCGCGGGATATACGGAAAAGCGCAGTAATCAGGGACGCGCCATCGCGCCTAAGGGCGAGGAAAAATTTAGCGAGCTTGAACAGGCGCGCTGGCACGACAAATGGACGGAAGGCTTTCTTGACGTTGTGGACGCGACAAACAAAAACTATCTGCTCGACCTGCTCGCGGCGCGCCTGCCAGTAGAGACGGCCGTCGCGCGCCTTGCGGCGCTGCACGCCACGCAGAAAGAGGTCGACGCTCTTTGCAAAATAGTACGCGAACAGGAAAAGCAGGCTAAAAACGGCGCGCCGGTCTCCGCGCTCGACACGGAATTTCACAGGACGCTCGCCGCGGCGAGCCACAATCAGATACTTGAGGCGATAGTGGAACTTCTGCGCAAAAAAGAGGAATACTCAAAGGCCTTTGAAAAAATACGCCGCAACGCGGGCCACCTGTACAACAGCGAGCACAGAAAAATCTACGAGGCGATAGAGGCGCGCGACCCGGAGCTTGCCGAGCTGACGATGAAAAGACACCTTTCAAACCTGATAGACGCGCTCTCAAAATAG
- a CDS encoding RICIN domain-containing protein, translating into MKINKLFLMTLLAAAIAVCAGNARAEAAISGRYMIRQAQSSLVMTGAWLPNKTYGQGSPVIIFQNENNKNWRYWRIEPLAGGEYRVMWRDTNLALDLAGGRRANGVEILLWPWHGRANQRWRIQNGPHGAVFINVQTGLALDLDGDRRTLRNRYQGYEPNNSRAQGFTLVRLGGSSSYRPAPDPYAAPSYAAPAPSAPVVFSGTKKTFSGVRVRLTLPAGWRYQETPATKTEAASLELYAPRDESAITIMTGFDTDERASQTASEMSREIGGTKPKKINENSWAFETTTSGVKTLVIVTEDRSTRSLMILSVTNDNDQTAQVINSLEGF; encoded by the coding sequence GTGAAGATAAACAAACTATTTCTTATGACGCTTCTTGCCGCGGCCATCGCCGTCTGCGCGGGAAACGCGCGCGCGGAGGCCGCCATTTCCGGCCGGTACATGATACGGCAGGCCCAAAGCAGCCTTGTGATGACTGGCGCGTGGCTGCCGAACAAAACCTACGGCCAGGGCAGCCCTGTCATAATCTTTCAGAACGAAAACAACAAAAACTGGCGCTACTGGCGCATAGAGCCGCTTGCCGGCGGAGAATACCGCGTCATGTGGCGCGACACAAACCTTGCGCTCGACCTTGCCGGCGGCCGAAGGGCAAACGGCGTCGAAATCCTGCTATGGCCGTGGCACGGCCGTGCAAACCAGCGCTGGCGCATACAGAACGGCCCGCACGGCGCAGTCTTCATCAACGTCCAGACCGGCCTCGCGCTCGACCTTGACGGCGACCGGCGCACCCTGCGCAACAGATACCAGGGATATGAGCCAAACAACTCGCGCGCACAGGGCTTCACGCTCGTGCGCCTTGGCGGCTCCTCATCCTACCGGCCAGCGCCCGACCCCTACGCGGCCCCGTCATACGCCGCGCCGGCGCCGTCAGCCCCCGTCGTCTTTTCCGGCACAAAAAAGACCTTCAGCGGCGTGCGTGTGCGCCTGACTCTGCCCGCCGGCTGGAGATACCAGGAGACGCCAGCCACAAAGACGGAGGCTGCGTCGCTTGAACTTTACGCGCCGCGCGACGAATCGGCCATCACAATAATGACGGGCTTCGACACCGACGAACGCGCCTCGCAGACCGCATCAGAAATGTCGCGCGAGATAGGCGGCACAAAGCCCAAAAAAATCAACGAAAACAGTTGGGCCTTCGAAACGACGACAAGCGGTGTGAAAACCTTGGTAATAGTGACGGAAGACCGCAGCACGCGCAGCCTCATGATCCTCTCCGTAACCAACGACAACGACCAGACCGCCCAGGTGATAAATTCGCTGGAAGGGTTCTAG
- a CDS encoding GGDEF domain-containing protein: MSAKENNSIARGAAETTASKRPAAMRRNYKALLSVALKNTDITIIEFNIKESIILRADGAYTVFPADDVPESFIRCGIIAQESADEARRITDCARRGDYSAEGELLIKKANGKMAWHSVKCVAKGKAAGTVYFVLTDITERRALEERHKSQLAYFEELFGASDAFCLEFNITKGVVLRESLKGTLAALPVRTGYDEYLAHFATHVPDEWERERLLDGFSRGTLVNAHRFGISEFEQQYRHRHETKGLIWVNTRVKLLPDPITGDLMGFSVTHNIDDSKISSQMLSVVAHEYDYLAYVDAKNDTYKIFCSEENEPFAPPAHGESYSSTLAAYNQEAVAPEDYQRVMQMMSMENVIPRLEESGRYSLIATVMEDGAPRTKRISFAYLDRADKIVLISRIDITDSYRQFEENRRLRHASRTDPLTGLYNREGILHAIERFKCIDGVKWLFFIDLDNFKNVNDALGHLEGDDALRTAAAALRDAAGPKRQLARLGGDEFVVVAHGSSDEEIRALAEQIRAALALTFENGESRVSISASVGVTSFFADEEPDAVLKRADEALYRAKHEGKDRVCLS, encoded by the coding sequence ATGAGCGCAAAAGAAAATAATTCCATAGCACGCGGCGCCGCAGAAACAACAGCATCAAAGCGGCCCGCCGCAATGCGCCGCAACTACAAGGCGCTCCTTTCTGTCGCCCTTAAAAACACAGATATAACCATCATCGAGTTCAACATAAAAGAAAGCATCATCCTGCGCGCGGACGGCGCCTACACCGTCTTTCCAGCAGATGACGTCCCTGAAAGCTTCATCCGCTGCGGCATAATAGCGCAGGAATCGGCGGACGAGGCGCGCCGCATCACCGACTGCGCGCGCCGCGGCGATTATTCCGCGGAGGGCGAGCTGCTCATAAAAAAAGCAAATGGAAAGATGGCGTGGCATTCGGTCAAATGCGTCGCAAAGGGCAAAGCCGCGGGGACGGTCTACTTCGTCCTGACGGACATAACGGAGCGGCGCGCGCTCGAAGAACGCCACAAAAGCCAGCTCGCCTACTTTGAAGAACTTTTTGGAGCGTCGGACGCCTTCTGCCTTGAATTCAACATCACAAAGGGCGTCGTGCTCCGCGAATCGCTCAAAGGAACGCTCGCCGCGTTGCCCGTCCGCACCGGCTACGACGAATACCTCGCTCACTTCGCAACCCATGTGCCCGACGAATGGGAGCGCGAACGCCTGCTTGACGGCTTCTCGCGAGGCACGCTCGTAAACGCGCACCGCTTCGGCATCTCCGAGTTTGAGCAGCAGTACCGTCACAGGCATGAGACGAAGGGGCTCATCTGGGTAAACACGCGCGTGAAACTGCTGCCCGACCCGATCACAGGTGACCTCATGGGCTTTTCCGTCACCCACAACATAGACGACAGCAAAATATCGTCGCAGATGCTCTCCGTCGTCGCCCACGAGTATGACTACCTGGCCTACGTGGACGCTAAAAACGACACCTACAAAATATTCTGCTCAGAAGAAAACGAACCGTTCGCGCCGCCCGCGCACGGCGAAAGCTACAGCTCCACCCTCGCGGCCTACAACCAAGAGGCTGTAGCGCCGGAAGATTATCAGCGCGTCATGCAGATGATGAGCATGGAAAACGTCATCCCGCGCCTTGAAGAAAGCGGCCGCTACAGCCTGATAGCCACAGTCATGGAGGACGGCGCGCCGCGCACCAAACGCATCTCCTTCGCCTACCTGGACCGCGCCGATAAAATCGTGCTCATCAGCCGCATCGACATCACCGACTCATACAGACAGTTTGAAGAAAACCGCAGGCTCCGCCACGCCTCGCGCACCGACCCGCTCACCGGCCTCTACAACCGCGAAGGCATCCTTCACGCCATAGAGCGTTTCAAATGTATAGACGGAGTGAAATGGCTCTTCTTCATCGACCTGGACAACTTCAAAAATGTAAACGACGCGCTCGGCCACCTCGAAGGCGACGACGCGCTGCGCACCGCGGCCGCCGCCCTGCGTGACGCGGCCGGCCCAAAAAGGCAGCTTGCGCGCCTTGGCGGAGACGAATTTGTCGTAGTGGCCCACGGCTCTTCCGACGAAGAGATACGCGCGCTCGCCGAACAGATCCGCGCGGCGCTCGCCCTCACCTTTGAAAACGGCGAAAGCCGCGTCTCCATCTCAGCAAGCGTAGGCGTCACCTCCTTCTTCGCCGACGAAGAGCCGGACGCCGTCTTAAAACGAGCCGACGAAGCGCTCTATCGCGCAAAGCACGAAGGAAAAGACAGAGTCTGCCTGAGCTAG
- a CDS encoding EAL domain-containing protein — MDDLRQADCEPAKKKILIADDSVVDRKILADLLCRDYTVNEADDGAQAIEKLAREPDTALVILDLVMPKLDGCAVLERLQADEKLRDIPVVVITGSDSEESQIKVLDLGAADLVAKPFKLRLIERRIRNIMDRREAAALREKNRLYEQHINQQRTFMKRSETDELTGLYTRAAFLRHTEELLSFDPSHDYVIARWDVDHFKVFNDIYGTKMGDRFLADFGAMLSANHLKGSIIGHWDADHFVACVRAEDFDPDAMSLWLRSNVAKEHIDFEFIFRIGIYAIKDKSVDVSIMCDRAHLALRTTKKSFNCRYAYYEESMRSMLLEEQEMINELTIAFEQRQFVIYLQPQYDYDRDRLIGAEALVRWNHPRKGLIPPMKFIPVLERNGLIIQLDEYVWEEACRLLRKWLDAGIDPPSLSVNISRVDVYNPRLCDIITSLAEKYSIEPRYLHLEITESAYMENPDQLINVVEKLRAHSFTVEMDDFGSGYSSLNTLKDVPVDILKLDMKFLSRGNSARGGSILSSVVRMAHWLRLPIIAEGIETHEQADYLKSIGCTCMQGYYFARPMPVAEFEPQIYNPKQSPLSERYKDAKVQRAEEFLDISAQTALLFNSFVGGAAIIEYSHGRVEAMRINDKFLETIGATRTEYLAQQANIIDRFYPESRIHFVHMLKAAAESGEEASCEVHSTPIEGGADIWTFVRARQLAQSDQNYIYYISIENITKRKKLETENTNLSAQMAGLINNIPGGILTFDEKLRFTYSNENAASMFGFTKAEICGLYSVSPFAAVYPDDKEAVASAIDALFHQKNRTVAVKYRHAIKGGGWIWVQATANLIKSPGRRRMASVVVLDIDEQVRSDELKAAQARMLEKQRALIQTLYDSAPFGVMQYEINEKGFDLVGYNEAAWRIFGYTDEAEYANDLLSGSRVKNTHPEDMPLVQKSIARAASMDETADFDHRIVTRKGEVRWVHTTLKKTRWSETGEILQAVFSDITDQKTGAGL, encoded by the coding sequence ATGGATGATTTAAGGCAGGCCGACTGTGAGCCGGCAAAGAAAAAAATACTGATAGCCGACGATTCCGTCGTTGATCGTAAGATTTTGGCGGATCTTTTGTGCCGCGACTATACGGTGAACGAGGCGGACGACGGCGCGCAGGCGATAGAAAAGCTCGCGCGCGAGCCTGATACGGCGCTTGTGATTTTGGATCTCGTCATGCCGAAGCTTGACGGATGCGCCGTGCTTGAACGCTTGCAGGCGGACGAAAAGTTGCGGGACATCCCCGTGGTGGTGATAACGGGCAGCGACAGCGAGGAGAGCCAGATAAAGGTGCTTGATTTGGGCGCGGCCGACCTTGTGGCAAAACCTTTCAAACTGCGCCTCATAGAGCGGCGTATCCGCAATATAATGGATCGGCGCGAGGCGGCGGCGCTGCGCGAAAAAAACAGGCTTTACGAGCAGCACATCAACCAGCAGCGCACCTTCATGAAACGCTCCGAGACGGACGAACTGACCGGGCTTTACACGCGCGCGGCCTTCCTGCGCCACACTGAGGAGCTGCTGAGTTTCGACCCTTCCCACGACTACGTCATAGCTCGCTGGGACGTAGATCATTTTAAAGTTTTCAACGACATTTACGGAACAAAGATGGGAGACCGCTTCCTTGCGGATTTCGGCGCGATGCTTTCGGCCAACCATCTGAAAGGCTCCATAATCGGGCACTGGGACGCAGACCACTTCGTCGCCTGCGTCAGGGCCGAGGATTTCGACCCTGATGCGATGTCCTTGTGGCTTCGTTCTAACGTCGCAAAAGAACACATAGATTTTGAATTTATCTTCCGCATCGGCATCTACGCAATAAAAGACAAGAGCGTGGACGTCAGCATCATGTGCGACAGGGCGCACCTTGCGCTGCGTACGACTAAAAAGAGCTTCAATTGCCGCTACGCCTATTATGAGGAATCAATGCGCTCAATGCTCCTCGAGGAGCAGGAGATGATAAACGAGCTTACCATCGCCTTCGAGCAGAGGCAGTTCGTCATCTATCTCCAGCCGCAGTACGACTACGACAGAGACAGGCTCATAGGAGCTGAAGCTCTCGTGCGCTGGAACCACCCGCGCAAGGGGCTTATCCCTCCGATGAAGTTCATTCCGGTGCTCGAACGCAACGGCCTCATCATACAGCTTGACGAATATGTCTGGGAGGAGGCCTGCCGCCTGCTTCGCAAATGGCTTGACGCCGGCATCGACCCGCCCTCCCTTTCGGTCAACATCTCGCGCGTGGACGTCTATAATCCAAGGCTCTGCGACATAATAACGTCGCTTGCGGAAAAATATTCCATCGAGCCCCGCTATCTGCACCTTGAAATAACTGAGTCGGCCTACATGGAAAACCCCGACCAACTTATAAACGTCGTCGAAAAACTTCGCGCCCACAGCTTCACCGTCGAAATGGACGATTTCGGCAGCGGCTATTCGTCGCTGAACACCTTAAAGGACGTCCCCGTGGACATCCTGAAGCTCGACATGAAATTCTTAAGCCGCGGCAACTCGGCGCGCGGCGGGAGCATCTTGAGTTCCGTGGTGCGCATGGCGCACTGGCTGCGCCTTCCCATCATAGCGGAGGGTATAGAGACGCACGAGCAGGCGGACTATCTAAAAAGCATCGGCTGCACCTGTATGCAGGGCTATTATTTCGCGCGTCCGATGCCGGTGGCCGAGTTTGAGCCGCAGATATACAACCCGAAACAGTCGCCGCTCTCCGAACGCTACAAGGACGCGAAGGTACAGCGCGCGGAGGAGTTTCTGGACATCTCGGCGCAGACGGCGCTTCTTTTCAACAGCTTCGTAGGCGGTGCGGCCATCATTGAATATTCTCACGGGCGCGTTGAAGCGATGCGCATAAACGACAAATTCCTGGAGACGATCGGAGCCACCCGCACCGAATACCTCGCACAGCAGGCCAACATCATCGACCGTTTCTACCCAGAAAGCCGCATACACTTCGTGCACATGCTGAAGGCGGCGGCGGAAAGCGGCGAAGAGGCCTCATGCGAGGTGCACAGCACCCCGATAGAGGGCGGCGCGGACATCTGGACCTTCGTTCGCGCGAGGCAGCTTGCGCAGAGCGACCAAAACTACATCTATTACATCTCAATAGAAAACATTACGAAGCGCAAGAAGCTTGAGACCGAAAACACAAACCTCTCAGCGCAGATGGCGGGCTTAATAAACAACATACCGGGCGGCATCTTGACCTTCGACGAAAAACTGCGTTTCACCTACTCAAACGAGAACGCGGCTTCGATGTTCGGCTTCACGAAGGCCGAAATATGCGGGCTGTACTCGGTCTCTCCGTTCGCCGCGGTCTATCCCGACGACAAAGAGGCGGTGGCCTCTGCCATCGACGCGCTCTTCCATCAAAAGAACCGCACGGTCGCGGTCAAATATCGCCACGCGATAAAGGGCGGCGGCTGGATCTGGGTGCAGGCGACCGCAAACCTCATAAAATCGCCGGGCCGCAGACGCATGGCGAGCGTCGTCGTGCTTGACATCGACGAACAGGTGCGCAGCGACGAATTAAAGGCGGCACAGGCCCGTATGCTTGAAAAACAGCGCGCTCTTATACAGACCCTCTACGATTCAGCGCCCTTCGGCGTCATGCAGTATGAAATAAACGAAAAAGGCTTCGACCTCGTGGGCTACAACGAAGCCGCATGGCGCATATTCGGCTACACAGACGAGGCCGAATACGCAAACGACCTCCTCAGCGGCTCAAGGGTGAAAAACACCCATCCCGAAGACATGCCGCTCGTTCAAAAAAGCATCGCCCGCGCAGCCTCGATGGACGAAACCGCCGACTTCGACCACCGCATAGTAACGCGAAAAGGCGAAGTGCGCTGGGTGCACACCACTTTGAAAAAGACGCGCTGGTCCGAAACGGGCGAAATATTGCAGGCCGTCTTCAGCGACATCACAGACCAAAAAACTGGCGCCGGTTTATAA